ATCACCAAGGAAGAGGTGATCCCCACCTACGGCCTGGAGGACATGCAGTTCATCGAGTCATCGACCCCGGCCATGCTCGCCGAGCTGGAGGGTGCCATCGACAGCGGCAAGAACGTCGTGGTCACCCTGTGGCGCCCGCACTGGGCCTACGACGCGTTCCCGATCCGCGACCTTGAGGACCCGCAGAACGCGCTCGGTGACCCGGAGGAGATCCACTCCTTCGGCCGCAAGGGTTTCGCCAGCGACTTCCCCCAGGTGGCCGAGTGGATCGGCAACTTCAAGATGACCGACGAGCAGCTGCACTCGCTGGAGAAGATCATGTTCTTCGAGAACGAGGGCGAGGAGAACGAGAAGTCGGTCGACACCTGGTTGCAGGCCAACCCGGACTTCGTCAGCAAGCTGAAGGCGGGCAACCTCTGAGAACCCGTCAGGAGCGTGCTCCGGCCCCGGTCACCCGACCGGGGCCGGATCGCTACGATCGGGACGATCATTCCTGTCGCTGGGGGAAGGGGACCCGATGTCCGGTATCGCACCACCACCGCTGCACGTCCTGACGGCCGCCGAGGTGTCGGGGGTGGTGGAGAACGACCGGCAGGGCGCGCTGGACGCGGTGCGCGCGGCGTACCTGGCGCATCACCGCGGCGACACGGTGAACCCGCACTCCAGCTTCCTGCGCTTCCCGCGGCGGGAACGGGACCGGATCATCGCGCTGCCCGCCTATCTCGGGGACGAGCGGGAGGTCGCCGGGATCAAATGGATCGCCAGCTGGCCTGGCAACACCGCGCAGGGCATCCCGCGGGCCTCGGCGATGCTGATCCTCAACGACATGGCCACCGGCTACCCGTACGCGATGCTGGAGTCCTCGATCGTGTCCGCCACCCGCACCGCGGCCTCGGCCGTACTGGCCGCCGAGGAACTGCTCGGCGCGCGCAAGGCGGACCGGGTGGGCTTCGTCGGTACCGGCCTGATCGCCGAGCACGTGCGCCGGTTCCTGCGTGACCTGGACTGGAACATCGGCGGCTACCGGCTGTTCGATCTCGACCCCGCGGCGGCCGCCCGGTTCGGCGAGACCATCCGCGCGGACGGCGGCAGCGAGGTGCGCGTTGCCGAGGACCCTGCCGGGGCCTTCGCCGACGCCGACCTGGTGGTGATCGCGACAGTGGCTGGCGAACCGCATCTGTTCGATCCCGGCCTGCTGGCACGGGCACCGGTGGTGCTGCACCTCTCGTTGCGCGACCTCTCCCCCGAGCTGATCCTCGGCGCCACCAACATCACCGACGATGTGGACCACGCGGTAAGGGAACGAACCTCGCTGCACCTTGCCGAGCAGCACACCGGAAGCCGGGAGTTCGTGCACGGCACCATCGGTGGGGTGCTGGAGGGCACGGTGCGCCCCGAGCCCGGCCGGGCCACGGTGTTCACCCCGTTCGGACTGGGTGTGCTGGATCTCGCCGTCGGCAGGTGGGTGTACGACCGGCTCACCGCGCAGGGCGGTGGCCGGCCGATTCCCGGTTTCTTCGACCTCCCGGAGTGAACCCGGAGTGAGCGCGGCGGACGCTACGCCTGCTCCGCGGCGAGCAGCTCGCGCAACTCCCCGACCGCGCGGGTCAGCTCACGAGCGAAGGTGAACATCTGCTCCGCCACCGGGCGTGGGGTGCTCAGGTAGAGGTTCCACCGCTGCGGCAGCAGCACGTACGCGACCCCGATGCAGGTACTGCTGGTGGACCCGAAGCCGAAGTACTGGATGTGCACCGATGGAGCCGAGCTGGTGCTCAGGTAGTCGTTGCGCATGATGGTCCAGCCGGGACTGTCGTACAGCTCCAGCGGCGCGGTGGCGCCAAGCCGCTCGCCCTCCCGCCGCTGGATCAGCTGCAGCTCCCACAGGTGCTGCTCGGGGGCGTCCCCCTGCTGGCACTCCTTGGCGCGGGAAACGTGCTTGTCGGCGGCCGCACGGAAGGCTGCCACCCGGGTGGCCGGGTCGGTGCCGGGATCGTCCATCGCGGCCACGAACCGCAGGATCTCCGGGGTGACCACGCGCATGGCCTCGGTGCGCCCGTTCTGGTACTGCCGGGTGGCGATCGACTCGTAGGTGGCCCCGGTGAATCCCTTGGCGCGCCGGTGCGCCAGCTGGTAGGCCAGCTGCGCGAAGGCGTCCGGCGAGCACCGCAGCCGCTTGATCTCCTCCGCACCGAAGTCGAAGGACACCGTGGTGGTGGCCGTGTCGGCGGCGTAGGCAGCGAACGCGGCCGCCGCGTCCCGCACCTCCGCCCGCTGCCGCTCGTCCAGCACGAACTCCACCGGCTCCACCGTGGGCACCCCCTGCGGCCGGGCACCGGACCGTGCCTCGTGCTCGGCCACCGGCGTGCTCAGCAGGGTGTCCACGAAGCTCAGGATCGTGGTGCCGTCCAGGCCGCAGTGCTCCACGTTGATCCCCGCGGTGCCGTCCGCGAACACGATCAGCGAGACCGCCTTGTCGAACCACCGGTTCCCGCTGTCCCCGTGCAGCAGCTGGTCGCAGGCCTGCTCGGGATTCGCCGGGGCGAAGTCCTCGAGGCACAGGCAGAACAACGCGCTCTCCACGGTCTCCAGTGCCGCGGCGTTGCCGGGGTTCCCGGCCAGCAGCGCCTGCCTGTCTGCCGCCCACTCCGCCCTGGCCTTGGTGGTCAGCGCACCGACCGCGGCATCGTCGCCGGCGCGGGTCGCGCCGGACTCGAGCACCGAACGCAGACTCGCCTCGATGTCGTCGGCCGGGAACGGGTGCCCGTCCTGGCCCAGGACGTCCATCCGGAAGATATTGCCCCGGAAGAACACGACGATGTGCCGGGCAGGCGAAGGACCGGGGTGCTGCGCGCTGTACGGCGCCCGCACGGTGTCCTGCTCCGCGCCGGGGATTCGGGTGGTGGAGAACAGGAACTTGTGCTGCTCCATGGAATGCGCGGCACCACGCTGCACCACCGCGGGGATGGCTTCCTCGTCGAGCAGCTTCTTGTAGCCGACCGCGGCCGCGACCAGCCCGGCCGCCCGCTCGAGCTGCCCCTGCGGTGACTCCTGGAACAGGAAGAAGAAGTTCGCGTTCAACGCGATGCGGTCCCGCCTGCCGAGGTAGCGGGCCGGCCAGAAGCGGTCCAGCCAGCTGCGCACCCCCTCGGCGGCGTTGTAGCGCTCCAGCTCGGCGTGCAGGGTGCGGGCCGGGCTGTCCGGCTGGAGAAACGCCGTGACCGCGGCCTCGGTCCGGGCTCGTTCCTCCTCGGTCAGCAGGGGTTCGCACCATTCGAGGAACCGGGCACAGCTGTCCTCGATGGTGGGCAGCGGCACGCGGGGCAGGCGGTCCTCGTTACCGAAGGTGCGGGTGGACCATTCCGGGTTGTCGTTCACGGGCATCCTCTGCTGTCGGGCGGGAATTGCAATGGTTCCTAGTCAAGCAACTGGTCGCCGCGGACGGCGCGGCGCTCGGCGGCGAGATGTTCCGGCAGGACCCGGCCGAACAGCTGCCGGGTCCGCGCCACGCTGCCAACCACGCCCGGCCGCTCGCTGTAGGCGAGGATCGCCGAGTGCCGAGCGGTCTCTCCGCGCACCGGGGTGACCCGGTGCAACGAGTACCGCCCCTTGAACAGCTGCAGGTCACCGGGGCGCAGGGTGAGTCGGCGCACCGCCTGCTCGCCGTGGCCGTCCAGTACCGCGCGCACCCCGGCGAAGTTCTCCTCCCTGGCGGAGCGGATATTCGGGCAGTACTCGAAAACGCCGCCCTGCTCGGGCTCCTGGGTCAGCAGGCTGACGGTGAACTCGTTGGTGTCGAAATGCCAGGGATGGGACAGGCCCGGGGTGATCACGTTCAGGCACAGTTTCGAAAGGGGGTCGGCGAGCTCGTGAATCTGCGGGAGCTCGAAGCAGGCGGCGATGAACCGCTGGAACTCCACGCTGCGGTAGAGCCGTTGAATCAGAAAGTGCCGCGGGATGTGGTCCTGCGCCACGAATGCGTTCCCACGTTCCATTGTGGTGCGACCGGGGTGGTCGGCTGGCAGCTGCGTGTCGGTCGCGATGTTGTAGGCGTTGACCACCTCCATCTCGTCGTGCGCGAGCGGTGCGATCCCGGCGCATTCCCGCCGGAGCTCGTCCTGCAGTTCGGGCCGGATGAAGTCGGGGAGCACACTGCAGCCCACGTCCCGCAGCTCACGATGGACCGTGGCGACGACCTCCGTCCACGCCGGGCCGCCAGGGTGCCCGAGCGGGTAGCGATCCGTGTCCACCACCCGCTCGACCCGCTCGTCCTCGGCGATGTCCGATGGGGACGACGATCCGTGTACTGTCAAGCCCTTCACCTCCGCTGCTCGAACTACCCGTGCAACTCCCGGTACTCCTCGTGATTCCAGAGCGGTTTAGCACAGCGGGTGGCGGTGTTTCACGCCCTGAACTCGTTTGTGAGGTGGGACACCGGCATGAAGGCGGAATTCGTGAGCGGCGCCATGTTGTGCCGCTCACGGCGTATCGGGTAGTTCGCCAGAACAGCCTGAGAACAACCTCAGAACAGCGGGGCGCCGGCGGGCCCTGGCGCTGGCGGCTCGTCACCGGCCTCGGCAAACGCAGTCAGTGCCCGGACCAGATCGTGCCGGGTATCCGGGGGCATCCGGCTCACGATCCTGGTGATCTCGGCCCGCCTGCGCGCGGTCACCTCGGCCACCACCTCCGCACCGGCGCGGCTCAGCGTCACCATCAGCTCGCGCCGGGAGGCCGGGTTGGTCTCCCGGCTGACGAACCCGGCCGAGACCAGCCGGTCGACCATGCGGGTCGCGGTCGAGGGATTCACCGCGAGCTGGTCGGCGAGCGCGGTCAGCTTGAGCGGGCCGCGGCCTTCCAGCACCACCAGCAACCGGAACTGCGGCAGGGTGATCACCTCGGCCACCGCGGCGATCGAGCGGGCCGACACGGCGACCAGCAGGCGGGACGCGGTCAGCACGGCGTCCGCCATCGCGTCGACGTCATCGGGCGCCACCGCACCGGCGCGCCCGGTCTCGGTGCTCGTCTGGGAACGCGCGCCACGACCGGCTCGGCGAGGCTCGGATTCCGGCACGCCCGTCACCTCCGTAGTGAATTCGCCCCGCCTCGCCGCTCGTGGACCTCGCTGACCGCACATCCCTCCGGCCCTCGGCCCGGATCCGAGCGGCTCCCGGACATGGCTCCAGTTGTACCGTACGTCACCCCAGCCTATCTGTGCACAGAGCAAGTGTTGCATACTGCAAATGTGGCTGTCGCAGGACGAAGTGTTCCGGTTCCGGCGCATCAGCCGCTCGGCCGCTGGCTCCGGGAGAGCCCGGCGGGCCTGGTCGCCCTGGCGCTGCTGATCGGCGCGGGCGCGGGTCTCGGCGCGATCGCCTTCCGCTGGCTGATCGACGGCGGTACCCGGTTGTTCTCCGGGCACGCCGACTACTCGATCGCCGGCGGCGAGGCCCATCCCTGGCTGCCCGCGCTCGGTCCCTGGTTCCTGCTGCTGGTTCCGGTGCTGGCCGGGCTGATCTACGGGCCGCTGGTGTACCGGTTCGCGCCGGAGGCACGCGGGCACGGGGTGCCGGAGGTGATGTACGCGGTCGCCGAGCGCGGCGGCCGGATCCCGGTGCAGGTCAGCGGGGTGAAGGCGCTCGCGTCCGCGCTGTGCATCGGGGCGGGCGGCTCGGTCGGCCGCGAGGGCCCGATCGTGCAGATCGGCTCCGCGCTGGGCTCCGGCCTCGGCAGGCTCGCCCGGCTGCCGGAGTCCCGCCTGCGTGTGCTGGTGGCCTGCGGGGCCGCGGGCGGGATCGCGGCCACCTTCAACGCCCCGCTGGCCGGCCCGTTCTTCGCGATGGAACTGCTGCTGCGGGACTTCGCGATGGAGTCCTTCGGCGCGGTCGTGCTCGCCAGCGTGACCGCGAGCGTGGTGGGGCGGGCCGCCTTCGGGGACGTCGCGTTCCTCGACCTGCCCGCATTCAGCCTGCGCAGCCCGGTGGAGTACCTGCTGTTCATCGGGCTCGGGATCGTGATCGGCGCCTGCGGGACCCTGTTCACCCGGGTGCTGTACTGGGTCGAGGACGCCTGCGACTGGGCCTGGCGCGGGCCGGAGTGGCTGCGGCCCGCGGCGGGTGGGCTGCTGCTGGGCGGGCTGCTGCTCCTGCTGCCGCAGATGTACGGGGTCGGCTACCCGGTGCTGCAGCACGCGGTGTCCGGCGACTACCTGTTCGGTTTCCTGCTCCTGCTGCTGGCCGGCAAGATCCTGGCGACCGCGCTGACCATCGGGATCGGCGGATCCGGTGGAGTGTTCGCGCCCTCACTGTTCATCGGCGCGATGGGCGGCACGGCCTTCGGGATCGTGGTGAACGCCCTGCTGCCGGGGATGACCGCGGGAGCAGGGGTGTACGGGCTGGTCGGCATGGGCGCGGCCTTCGCGGGCGCGGCCGGTGCGCCGATCACCGCGGTGATCGTGCTGTTCGAG
The sequence above is drawn from the Amycolatopsis aidingensis genome and encodes:
- the sbnB gene encoding 2,3-diaminopropionate biosynthesis protein SbnB, coding for MSGIAPPPLHVLTAAEVSGVVENDRQGALDAVRAAYLAHHRGDTVNPHSSFLRFPRRERDRIIALPAYLGDEREVAGIKWIASWPGNTAQGIPRASAMLILNDMATGYPYAMLESSIVSATRTAASAVLAAEELLGARKADRVGFVGTGLIAEHVRRFLRDLDWNIGGYRLFDLDPAAAARFGETIRADGGSEVRVAEDPAGAFADADLVVIATVAGEPHLFDPGLLARAPVVLHLSLRDLSPELILGATNITDDVDHAVRERTSLHLAEQHTGSREFVHGTIGGVLEGTVRPEPGRATVFTPFGLGVLDLAVGRWVYDRLTAQGGGRPIPGFFDLPE
- a CDS encoding choline/carnitine O-acyltransferase, coding for MPVNDNPEWSTRTFGNEDRLPRVPLPTIEDSCARFLEWCEPLLTEEERARTEAAVTAFLQPDSPARTLHAELERYNAAEGVRSWLDRFWPARYLGRRDRIALNANFFFLFQESPQGQLERAAGLVAAAVGYKKLLDEEAIPAVVQRGAAHSMEQHKFLFSTTRIPGAEQDTVRAPYSAQHPGPSPARHIVVFFRGNIFRMDVLGQDGHPFPADDIEASLRSVLESGATRAGDDAAVGALTTKARAEWAADRQALLAGNPGNAAALETVESALFCLCLEDFAPANPEQACDQLLHGDSGNRWFDKAVSLIVFADGTAGINVEHCGLDGTTILSFVDTLLSTPVAEHEARSGARPQGVPTVEPVEFVLDERQRAEVRDAAAAFAAYAADTATTTVSFDFGAEEIKRLRCSPDAFAQLAYQLAHRRAKGFTGATYESIATRQYQNGRTEAMRVVTPEILRFVAAMDDPGTDPATRVAAFRAAADKHVSRAKECQQGDAPEQHLWELQLIQRREGERLGATAPLELYDSPGWTIMRNDYLSTSSAPSVHIQYFGFGSTSSTCIGVAYVLLPQRWNLYLSTPRPVAEQMFTFARELTRAVGELRELLAAEQA
- a CDS encoding HalD/BesD family halogenase — translated: MTVHGSSSPSDIAEDERVERVVDTDRYPLGHPGGPAWTEVVATVHRELRDVGCSVLPDFIRPELQDELRRECAGIAPLAHDEMEVVNAYNIATDTQLPADHPGRTTMERGNAFVAQDHIPRHFLIQRLYRSVEFQRFIAACFELPQIHELADPLSKLCLNVITPGLSHPWHFDTNEFTVSLLTQEPEQGGVFEYCPNIRSAREENFAGVRAVLDGHGEQAVRRLTLRPGDLQLFKGRYSLHRVTPVRGETARHSAILAYSERPGVVGSVARTRQLFGRVLPEHLAAERRAVRGDQLLD
- a CDS encoding MarR family winged helix-turn-helix transcriptional regulator — translated: MPESEPRRAGRGARSQTSTETGRAGAVAPDDVDAMADAVLTASRLLVAVSARSIAAVAEVITLPQFRLLVVLEGRGPLKLTALADQLAVNPSTATRMVDRLVSAGFVSRETNPASRRELMVTLSRAGAEVVAEVTARRRAEITRIVSRMPPDTRHDLVRALTAFAEAGDEPPAPGPAGAPLF
- a CDS encoding chloride channel protein, with protein sequence MAVAGRSVPVPAHQPLGRWLRESPAGLVALALLIGAGAGLGAIAFRWLIDGGTRLFSGHADYSIAGGEAHPWLPALGPWFLLLVPVLAGLIYGPLVYRFAPEARGHGVPEVMYAVAERGGRIPVQVSGVKALASALCIGAGGSVGREGPIVQIGSALGSGLGRLARLPESRLRVLVACGAAGGIAATFNAPLAGPFFAMELLLRDFAMESFGAVVLASVTASVVGRAAFGDVAFLDLPAFSLRSPVEYLLFIGLGIVIGACGTLFTRVLYWVEDACDWAWRGPEWLRPAAGGLLLGGLLLLLPQMYGVGYPVLQHAVSGDYLFGFLLLLLAGKILATALTIGIGGSGGVFAPSLFIGAMGGTAFGIVVNALLPGMTAGAGVYGLVGMGAAFAGAAGAPITAVIVLFELTGEYSIILPLMTAIVIATLTGRALSRDTIYTLKLRRRGIDLDRRPASGGLAGGTVAAAMEALPAPLPGHTGLAEAAHALGVSQRGILPVVGADGGYHGCVTARAVTEALAGDPAARGTVDDLAELPPLLTRESSLTEALAALADAQGTGLPVLSAPSGDRRMVGWVTHQSILNALHPAREQKGTPEP